One genomic segment of Anguilla anguilla isolate fAngAng1 chromosome 2, fAngAng1.pri, whole genome shotgun sequence includes these proteins:
- the LOC118219978 gene encoding zinc finger protein 883-like isoform X1: MQAGVCLRQDTETTLPELTEQHRIRKKEEEFSGLGSVHMAESETECAAPGLNTLEPECVTAHSVVSDVHHTHTPLIKIETDLGSTHAGDLIKTEHLESTELGYVTHLRPDQIKTEADDGGYHMTEHVRDLQDIKCVHIKSDQMKCESSEGLVSDLMSTMMNGADDHKEQAECAGEPNPNCTKEDILDLPIQCEDLNSHCDMNENNMARIVQRSSNCSRKPKCCRKINVKIESILKNSRKSQRLSNLFQNRTIHSKKGDNHTGEKLYKCTQCKKCFCSKNYLGIHMRTHTGEKPYKCPHCGKAFIKKSVLNLHQQIHSGEKPYKCSQCSKLFSRISHLHSHQKIHTGEKPFKCIQCEKCFSTKFYLGVHQRIHTGEKPYKCMHCEKCFHRKSGLQMHLRIHSGEKPYKCSQCCKSFSRISNLNSHQGIHTGEKPYKCTQCEKCFRLKSCLIVHLKIHTGEKPYKCMHCEKCFNRKSALNLHQQIHSGEKPYKCSQCCKSFSRISNLNSHQGIHTGEKPYKCTQCEKCFSTKFYLGVHLRIHTGEKPYKCMHCEKCFYRKSGLQMHLRIHTGEKPYTSSP, encoded by the coding sequence cagagacagagtgtgctgcaccaggactcaacacactggagccagagtgtgtcacagcacacagcgtggtcagtgatgtacaccacacacacacaccactgattAAAATAGAAACTGATCTTGGCTCCACCCACGCTGGGGATCTTATTAAGACAGAGCATCTTGAAAGTACAGAGCTGGGATATGTAACCCATCTGCGTCCTgaccaaataaaaacagaggcTGATGATGGAGGATACCATATGACAGAACATGTCAGGGACTTGCAGGatattaaatgtgttcatattaAATCTGATCAAATGAAGTGTGAATCCAGTGAAGGTTTAGTGAGTGATCTCATGAGTACTATGATGAATGGAGCTGATGATCACAAAGAGCAGGCTGAATGTGCAGGAGAGCCTAATCCAAACTGTACAAAAGAAGACATTCTTGATTTGCCAATCCAATGTGAGGACTTAAATAGTCACTGTgacatgaatgaaaataatatggCCAGAATTGTCCAGCGAAGTAGTAATTGTAGCAGAAAACCTAAATGTTGTAGGAAGATTAATGTCAAAATTGAATCCATTCTGAAAAATTCAAGGAAAAGCCAAAGGctttcaaatttatttcaaaacaggaCAATTCATAGCAAGAAAGGTGACAATCATACTGGTGAAAAGTTGTACAAGTGTACACAGTGCAAGAAGTGTTTTTGTTCAAAGAATTACTTGGGTATACACATGAGAactcatacaggtgaaaaaccttACAAGTGTCCTCATTGTGGTAAGGCCTTTATAAAGAAATCTGTTTTAAATCTACACCAGCAaattcattcaggtgaaaagccatacaaatgtTCTCAATGCTCAAAGTTATTTTCAAGAATATCACATTTGCATAGCCACCAgaaaattcatacaggtgaaaagcccttcaaatgtattcagtgtgagaagtgtttcagtacaaaattttatttaggtgtgcaccagagaattcatacaggtgaaaagccgtATAAGTGTATGCATTGTGAGAAGTGTTTTCATAGAAAATCTGGTTTACAGATGCACCTGAGaattcattcaggtgaaaagccctacaaatgctcTCAGTGTTGCAAGTCCTTTTCAAGAATATCTAATTTGAATAGCCACCAGGGGATTCATactggtgaaaagccctacaagtgTACACAATGTGAAAAGTGCTTTCGTTTAAAATCATGCTTGATTGTACACCTgaaaattcatacaggtgaaaagccatacaagtgCATGCattgtgagaagtgttttaatAGAAAATCTGCTTTAAATCTTCACCAGCAAATTCATTCAGgcgaaaagccctacaaatgttctcagtgttgCAAGTCATTTTCCAGAATATCTAATTTAAATAGCCACCAGGGGATTCATactggtgaaaagccctacaagtgTACccagtgtgagaagtgttttagtACAAAGTTTTATTTAGGTGTACACCTCAGAATACATACAGGGgaaaagccatacaagtgtaTGCattgtgaaaagtgtttttataGAAAATCTGGTTTACAGATGCACCTGAGAATTCACACAGGCGAAAAGCCCTACACGTCTTCTCCGTGA